CTGATTGGAAAACAAAGAAAGGTGTACCTGCTAAAGTAGTGACACGTGAGTTCATTTACGCAAATTACACAGGCAGGGATGATGCTGAAATGATACGCAACTTTATCATTGATGCTAACTCAACTTGGGGTACAATTTGGTTTTTACTTGGTGGTCAATGTGACTTTGAGAATGGTCAAGAGATAATACCAAGAAGGGATATATTTTGGATGCCAATGTTAGGCGTGCACCACTATCCGGATGATGACACTGTGCCGAGTGACCTGTATTTCTCAGATTTAGATGGCACATGGAATGCAGATGGTGATAATGTATGGGGTGAGCCAACTGATGGTTTAGACTTTTACTCAGATGTATTTGTAGGTAGGGCACCTGTTAGAAATTTAGAGCAGGTGCAAACATTTGTGAATAAAGTGTTAACTTATGAGAAAGGTATAGCAGCCGGATATGAAAAGAGAGTTCTACTGCCAGCAACCCTTTTGTTTCATATGCCACCTTTCCCAGATTATTGGGGTGATGTAGTAAACAATGCTATTGCAGATATAACGCCAGTAGGCTGGTTAGATGCAAAATTATATGAATCACAGGAAAATCTTTCAGTGTCAACTCTAAGAGACTCTTTAAATTCAGGTTTTGGCTTTACGCATATTGCATCGCATGGTAGAGAGTATGGCGTGTGGATAGTGGATGACTTCTTTGACTTAGATGATGTAGATGGGCTTATAAATGGAGGTAAGCTCCCAATAATTAATGCAATAAGTTGTATGGTTGGTGCAGTTGACTATGTGCCGGGTGGTGACTGTTTTGCAGAGCATTTTGTTAATAACCCTAATGGCGGTGCAATAGCTACAATTATGAATTCTAGATATGGGTGGGGTACAGCAGATTATATGTGGCTATCAGAGGTGATTGATACTTCATTATATCACGAAGTATTTTTTGGTAATTATCCATATAAGGGACATTTGGGTGTAGCTAATGCAGTATCAAGGGATAACTGGGTCTATATGACAGGACAGTCAGACCCTATTGAAGCAGGGCTATGGGTTTGGTGTATCTCTGAGCTTAACCTAATTGGTGACCCGGAACTGCCTATGTGGACTGATGAGCCAAAAGAGCTGGTTGTAGGCCATGACAGTGTCATCCAAATAGGGGGGACGAGCCTTAAAGTTAGTGTTACAAGTGATGGAGTAGCTGTTGACAGTGCGTATGTTTGTGTATTTAAGGAAGGTGAAGTATACTGCCGAGACTACACTGATGCAAGTGGTAATGTTATGTTCAACTTACCAAGTTCATTAGCTTCACCTGGCACTATGTTTGTGACAGCTACGAAGCATAATTTTATACCTTATGAGGGTGTAATCCGTATTACAGTAGCAAGTGGTGCTTGTATGACTTATGACCATTATGAAATAGACGATAGTTCCTGTAATAATAATGGGAGTGTACAACCTGGTGAGACTATAAAGTTGACAGTCACTATACACAATGTCGGAGTAGATACAGCTCACCAGATTGCAGCTGTGCTGAGGACAGCTGATTCATACATCACTATCACAGATTCAACTGATTCCTGTGGTGATGTGTTACCTGACTCATACAAAACTGGTGAGTTTGAATTTAGTGTCTCAACAAGTATCACAGATTACCATAATATACAATTTGAACTTGTGATGAGTGATAAAAATAATACTACATGGGTAGCGCATTTCTCTATCCCTATAATGACACCTATTTTAAGATTCTATTATTACTTGGTAGATGACGATTCACTTGGTGATAGTCACGGTAATAACAACAAATTTATACAACGTGGTGAGACAATTGAGCTACCACTGAATTTGAGGAATCTTGGTAATATGTCAGCATATAATGTAAGCGCAACTTTATCTACTTATGACACTTTTGTAACAATAATTGATTCTATAGAAGAGTTTGGTGATATATCGGAATTTGATACTGGATTTAGCTTTGATGCATTTGCAGTTAAGATTAAAAGGAGCTGCCCAATTCATCACCCATTAGAATTTTATTTAAAGATAGTTGATGAAGATAATTTCACTAATGACTGGTTGGATACCCTATGGATTAATCCTATGCAACCCGGTGAAGTAATGAGTAAGTTTACTTCTCCTGCTGGGATTTCTCACGGAATAGCTTCAGATGGTGATAAGTTATGGGTGACTGTTGCGATTCCTTCCCTCATCTATGCAGTAAATCCTATAAATGGCAGTGTTATAAAAACAATACCTGCACCAAGTAGTAATTGTATGGGCTTAGCTTGGGCTAATGAATACCTGTGGGTACACGGTGGAGTTCCTCACCGTCAAATTTATAAGATTGATACAACAGGTAATTTACTACAGGGATTCCAGTCTCCTGCTCAAACCCCCTATGGCATTGCTTTTGATGGTGAGCACATTTTTGCTGGTGATTTAGACAAGATATTTGAGCTGGATACAGATGGCAATGTCATATCAAGTTTTACTATCCCAATTCCTTCCGGCACCCATCCAGCAGGGCTTGGATTTGAGCAAAGTAGCCAAAACTTGATTATAATGATGCAGTTTAGTAGTGATTCTTGTATAGTTTATGAAATTAGGAGGGATGGCTCAATTGTGCAAACTCATTCCTTTAAAGCACCTACTGCAGAAGGAAGTGGTGTAGATTGTGACTTAGTTACAGGTGATTACTGGCTTATTTGTTGTCCTGCTTCCTATTGTAATGAAATATGCAGAGTAGAAGGCTTTTATCCGTGGCCACCCACACCATCAGCAGATATAAGAGTGAGACCGGACTCACTCGGAGTTGAGTTACAGCCAAATGATACCACATCACAACTGATGCGAATTAAGAATGTTGGTAGAGATACACTTACATTTAGTATAAGTGAACTCATTGATGTAACCTGGCTTACTGAAACTCCTACACAAGGTAAGTTAGCCCCTAATGACAGTATTGATATAATAGTATCTTACAATGCAGCAGGACTAGCGCCTGACTCCACTTACAACACAGCTATTGAAATAGTGTCAAATGACCCAGATGAGCCTGCAGTTTCTGTTCCTGTAGAATTGACTGTGACAGTTGGGACAGAAGAAGCGTTACAATTACCAAAGGTATTTGCAATACACCAGAATTTACCAAACCCATTTAACAAAGCGACAGCTATTAGATATGAGTTACCGGTAAGGAGCAAAGTCTCTATTAAAATCTACGATATAACAGGTAGCCTCGTCCGTATACTTGTGGATGGGATACATAGGGCTGGCTATTATATGGTTACCTGGGATGGACGTGATGATGTAGGTAAGAAATTAGCAGCCGGTGTATACTTCTATCAGATTAATGCGGCTGATTTTATATCTATAAAGAAAGCAATATTAATTAGATAGGAGGTATAATGAAAATATTGATTGCTTATTACTCGGCTGGTGGAAATACGAGATACATAGCAACTGAGATTGCAAAAAGATTGGAAGCCCATATAGTTGAACAGATAAGGATAGAGCCTGAACAAGAATATACAAATGTATTTTCAAGATACATTATTGGAAGCAGGAGAGCGAAAAGAGAAGTGAGGACAAAAATAAGGCCTACTAAGTCAGACCTCAATTTATACGATTTGCTAATACTTGGTTTCCCAATATGGGCAGGTAAACTGCCATCACCTGTTCTTACTTATATAGATAGCTTAACTAATTGTAGTGGTAAAAAGGTGATTACATTTGCGTCTAGCTACTGGAATTTCAACAGGTATAAAAAAGTAGGTAAAAATGAACTCGAAGCAAAGGGGATGGAAGTCATATTAGCACTATCATTTAGGGGAAGGGCAATAAAAGAGGATGAGTTAGCTAAAATTGACCAAATAGAGGGTGCTGAAAAAGTAGTATAATTTTGTAATGTCATTGCGAGCGACAGCGAAGCAATCTCGTATTTTCGGGGTCTGGGATTGCCACGCTCCGATAAATCAATCGGGGCTCGCAATGACGGTTCTCGGGGCTTTTTCAGCACTTTCCCAAATAAAAAACTTGACTTCTTGATGAGAGTATTATAATGTGGGAGGATAGGACATAATTCATGTGGAGAAAAGGAGGTGTATGATGTGTAGGTTAATTGCTATCCGCATCAGGCGGATTATGATAGTAGCTGTGATTAGGTTACCGCTCTTATTTCTATTTTCTATTTCCCAATTTCTAATTTCTCCCAAGACAGTGGTTGCTGACTGGGAAAAGACATACAAGCCCGGAGATGGGAGTACTAAGTATTGCTGCTCGGCAGGACAGACTCAAGATGGTGGCTATGCTTTAGCTGGATGGGCTTGGTGTTCTCCTGATGTCCGCCGTGTCTATCTTATAAAGACAGACCAAGCTGGTAATTTACTATGGACAAAGAGATATACTGGAGTTGCTAATCACGATGAAGGTTACTCAGTAGCAGAGACTCAAGATGGTGGCTATATTATAGCTGGGTTTACTGGTGAAATGGGTCCATCAATATGGTGTAATGCTTGGCTAATAAAGACAAATTCAAGTGGTGATACAATTTGGACAAAAATGTATGGTTCAGGTGGCGAAGGTGGCTACTCAGTGGCACAGACAACTGATGGTGGCTATATTGTAGCTGGAATAAGCCTTAAATATGGTCCAGTAAATTGGGATATATATTTAATAAAGACAGATTCAGCTGGTAATTCACTATGGACAAAGACATATGGTGGACCTAATAACGACTATGGCTATTCAGTAGCACAGACTGAAGATGGTGGCTATATTATAGCTGGATATACTAAGTCATATGGGGCAGGGGGGTATGATGTCTACCTGATAAAGACAGATAAAGTTGGTGATATACTCTGGACAAAGACATACGGTGGAACTCGTGATGACTATGGCTACTCAGTGGCACAGACTGAAGATGGTGGCTATATTATAGCTGGAGAGACTAAGTCATATGGGACAGGAACGCCTCTATATTCTAATGTATATCTTATAAAGACAGATCCAGTTGGTAATACACTATGGACAAAAACATATGGTGGAGCTAGCAGCGAGATGGGTTACTCAGTAGCACAGACTCAAGATGGCGGCTATATAACAGCTGGATTGACCTTCTCATGGGGTGGAAGTCCTGATGCATATCTTATAAAGACCGACCCTACTGGAGTAGCAGAAACCAGCAATGTATACAAATCTGGGTATTGTAGCCTAGATATAGTGCCTACTATAGGGACTGGCATTTTTAATATCAGTTTCTACATTCCAAGCAGTGTGAATCTGCAGTCAGTAAGCCTTATTATCTATGATGCAGCTGGTAGGTTAGTAGAGACACTGGTTAGTGTGAAGAATGAGCCCGGATATTATAATGTGACCTGGAGTCCCAAAGGCTTTAAGGCTGGTGTTTATTTTGTGAAGTTTACAGCTGGCAATTTTAACTTGACTAAGAAACTGATTTTGATACAGTAAGTACCTAGTTTGTTTCAGTATTATGTTGAGGTAAGACAGAACATTATGAGGTTAGCTCAACTATCATTTGATTCAATAGAAATAGATGGCACCATTATTAAAGCTTTGTCACACACAACTTTTGAATTAAATGAACTTGATAGTTTAGCAAATGATATATTTGAACAATACAGGGATAAAATAAACAGAAATGCAAATAAACTTGGCATATGCGATAGGGAAGCGAATGCATACACATACCCAATAGTGTGCAAAGGGGACAAGCCTACTTTTATCTATTTTGTAGTCTATAGCTTAGAAACTATTGGAATATCAGTTAAGTCAAAAAGTAAAGATGAGGCAGATAAGCTTTATCGTATTTTTAGGGAGCTACGTAGTGTAAATGAGGATATTGAATACATAAGAGAACATGTGAAGGGGACACTTGACGAAATTGTTGCCTCCCTCCTATGGCAAATAGGTGGTATAAAGGTAAGTTTAGGTGACCTATCCCCTTTGTTTAGAGTTGACGAGCGTCTTAATTATAGCCCAATTTATATAGATGTCAAGTGCTTATCAAGGTATCCAATGTACAACGATTTCATAATAGGGGAGGCAGCTGCTTTAGTTGGGAAGCTTGATTTTGATATGATTTGCAGCATTGAAGCTGGTGGCATCCCATTTGGAACAATGATTGGAGATAAGACCAACA
This genomic interval from bacterium contains the following:
- a CDS encoding C25 family cysteine peptidase — its product is DWKTKKGVPAKVVTREFIYANYTGRDDAEMIRNFIIDANSTWGTIWFLLGGQCDFENGQEIIPRRDIFWMPMLGVHHYPDDDTVPSDLYFSDLDGTWNADGDNVWGEPTDGLDFYSDVFVGRAPVRNLEQVQTFVNKVLTYEKGIAAGYEKRVLLPATLLFHMPPFPDYWGDVVNNAIADITPVGWLDAKLYESQENLSVSTLRDSLNSGFGFTHIASHGREYGVWIVDDFFDLDDVDGLINGGKLPIINAISCMVGAVDYVPGGDCFAEHFVNNPNGGAIATIMNSRYGWGTADYMWLSEVIDTSLYHEVFFGNYPYKGHLGVANAVSRDNWVYMTGQSDPIEAGLWVWCISELNLIGDPELPMWTDEPKELVVGHDSVIQIGGTSLKVSVTSDGVAVDSAYVCVFKEGEVYCRDYTDASGNVMFNLPSSLASPGTMFVTATKHNFIPYEGVIRITVASGACMTYDHYEIDDSSCNNNGSVQPGETIKLTVTIHNVGVDTAHQIAAVLRTADSYITITDSTDSCGDVLPDSYKTGEFEFSVSTSITDYHNIQFELVMSDKNNTTWVAHFSIPIMTPILRFYYYLVDDDSLGDSHGNNNKFIQRGETIELPLNLRNLGNMSAYNVSATLSTYDTFVTIIDSIEEFGDISEFDTGFSFDAFAVKIKRSCPIHHPLEFYLKIVDEDNFTNDWLDTLWINPMQPGEVMSKFTSPAGISHGIASDGDKLWVTVAIPSLIYAVNPINGSVIKTIPAPSSNCMGLAWANEYLWVHGGVPHRQIYKIDTTGNLLQGFQSPAQTPYGIAFDGEHIFAGDLDKIFELDTDGNVISSFTIPIPSGTHPAGLGFEQSSQNLIIMMQFSSDSCIVYEIRRDGSIVQTHSFKAPTAEGSGVDCDLVTGDYWLICCPASYCNEICRVEGFYPWPPTPSADIRVRPDSLGVELQPNDTTSQLMRIKNVGRDTLTFSISELIDVTWLTETPTQGKLAPNDSIDIIVSYNAAGLAPDSTYNTAIEIVSNDPDEPAVSVPVELTVTVGTEEALQLPKVFAIHQNLPNPFNKATAIRYELPVRSKVSIKIYDITGSLVRILVDGIHRAGYYMVTWDGRDDVGKKLAAGVYFYQINAADFISIKKAILIR
- a CDS encoding flavodoxin gives rise to the protein MKILIAYYSAGGNTRYIATEIAKRLEAHIVEQIRIEPEQEYTNVFSRYIIGSRRAKREVRTKIRPTKSDLNLYDLLILGFPIWAGKLPSPVLTYIDSLTNCSGKKVITFASSYWNFNRYKKVGKNELEAKGMEVILALSFRGRAIKEDELAKIDQIEGAEKVV
- a CDS encoding T9SS type A sorting domain-containing protein, whose amino-acid sequence is MMCRLIAIRIRRIMIVAVIRLPLLFLFSISQFLISPKTVVADWEKTYKPGDGSTKYCCSAGQTQDGGYALAGWAWCSPDVRRVYLIKTDQAGNLLWTKRYTGVANHDEGYSVAETQDGGYIIAGFTGEMGPSIWCNAWLIKTNSSGDTIWTKMYGSGGEGGYSVAQTTDGGYIVAGISLKYGPVNWDIYLIKTDSAGNSLWTKTYGGPNNDYGYSVAQTEDGGYIIAGYTKSYGAGGYDVYLIKTDKVGDILWTKTYGGTRDDYGYSVAQTEDGGYIIAGETKSYGTGTPLYSNVYLIKTDPVGNTLWTKTYGGASSEMGYSVAQTQDGGYITAGLTFSWGGSPDAYLIKTDPTGVAETSNVYKSGYCSLDIVPTIGTGIFNISFYIPSSVNLQSVSLIIYDAAGRLVETLVSVKNEPGYYNVTWSPKGFKAGVYFVKFTAGNFNLTKKLILIQ
- a CDS encoding phosphoribosyltransferase family protein, producing the protein MRLAQLSFDSIEIDGTIIKALSHTTFELNELDSLANDIFEQYRDKINRNANKLGICDREANAYTYPIVCKGDKPTFIYFVVYSLETIGISVKSKSKDEADKLYRIFRELRSVNEDIEYIREHVKGTLDEIVASLLWQIGGIKVSLGDLSPLFRVDERLNYSPIYIDVKCLSRYPMYNDFIIGEAAALVGKLDFDMICSIEAGGIPFGTMIGDKTNKRSFFARREKRYPEASLLEIKENEIYKKKVLLVDDTIVKGWTKHRIIHEIRERGGIVNDCLVIFDRQQGGKETLSSVGVKLHYLTNRKAALSKAIPRSITYLTDKEYTKVVDYFTAPKRWHKNMNLPYQELKK